From Ruminococcus sp. HUN007, a single genomic window includes:
- a CDS encoding RNA-binding domain-containing protein, protein MSEVFDIVNRCISYGDEAEWFEFKENMNKPDDIGEYIAALSNAAVMAHEPFGYLIWGVHNTTHEFTDTKFNYNKDINNEPFQHYLSRNLTPAIYFRFCEEEIDEKRVVVLIIPAARIVPTEYKEVRYIRIGSSKENIKKHPDREAALFSYLNYGPPTLLNIESRYTDLTFEQLFLYYDMKGIKLREETFKKNLELLTPSGKYNMLAQLLSDTPHIPIRFSLFNGKDKSSTMYAVRDFGNMCLLLALEKVIDYGDTINVPQADERDRKVERKEVRLFNQNAFMEAVINSFQHNLWTSGSAPKFHAYKDRIEITSLGTLPPNQTKDGFFAGISVPVNDKLSEIFLQLHISEMSGRGVPRIVDIYGKEAFDFRDNAIVVSIPFDRLDLGSDDQDNVLVNVQDDVQDSVQDEFDSDQIEQKIITYCTVARSTQEITDVLKIKGRKTVSRYIRKLLDKGKLAMTVPEKPNSRYQKYISIK, encoded by the coding sequence ATGAGCGAGGTTTTTGATATTGTCAATAGATGTATTTCTTATGGCGATGAAGCAGAATGGTTTGAATTTAAAGAAAATATGAATAAGCCTGATGATATAGGAGAGTATATCGCTGCATTATCAAATGCTGCAGTTATGGCACATGAGCCTTTCGGATATCTGATTTGGGGTGTTCATAATACAACACATGAGTTTACAGATACGAAATTTAACTATAACAAGGACATAAACAATGAGCCTTTCCAACATTATCTGAGCCGGAATCTGACTCCTGCAATTTATTTCAGATTCTGTGAAGAAGAAATCGATGAAAAACGTGTTGTTGTGCTCATTATTCCGGCTGCAAGAATCGTTCCTACTGAATATAAGGAAGTTCGCTATATTAGAATTGGATCAAGTAAAGAGAACATAAAGAAACATCCTGATCGTGAAGCAGCTCTTTTCAGTTACCTGAACTATGGTCCGCCAACTTTATTGAATATTGAGTCAAGATATACTGATCTTACATTTGAACAGTTATTTCTTTACTATGATATGAAAGGCATCAAGTTAAGAGAAGAAACCTTCAAAAAGAATCTTGAACTCCTGACGCCTTCCGGCAAATATAATATGCTGGCACAGCTTCTTTCTGATACTCCTCATATACCGATAAGATTTTCTTTGTTTAACGGGAAGGATAAAAGTTCGACCATGTATGCTGTTAGAGATTTCGGTAATATGTGCTTGTTGTTGGCACTTGAAAAGGTTATCGATTATGGTGATACGATAAATGTTCCGCAGGCAGATGAGAGAGACAGGAAAGTCGAAAGAAAAGAAGTTCGTTTGTTTAATCAAAATGCGTTTATGGAAGCAGTGATCAATTCCTTTCAGCATAATTTGTGGACAAGTGGTTCAGCTCCTAAATTTCATGCATATAAGGATAGAATAGAGATCACTTCGCTCGGAACTCTACCGCCAAACCAGACAAAAGACGGATTTTTCGCTGGAATCTCTGTTCCGGTCAATGACAAGCTTTCTGAAATATTTCTTCAGCTGCATATTAGTGAGATGTCTGGGCGAGGCGTACCGAGAATTGTGGATATCTACGGGAAAGAAGCTTTTGACTTCAGAGATAACGCTATAGTAGTATCAATTCCTTTTGATCGTCTTGATTTGGGTAGTGATGACCAAGATAATGTCTTGGTCAATGTCCAAGATGATGTCCAAGACAGTGTCCAAGATGAGTTTGACAGTGATCAGATAGAGCAGAAAATTATTACGTATTGTACAGTAGCAAGAAGCACACAGGAAATAACTGATGTTTTGAAAATTAAGGGGCGTAAAACAGTATCCCGATATATCCGTAAACTATTAGATAAAGGTAAGCTTGCAATGACAGTGCCTGAAAAGCCTAATAGCAGGTATCAGAAGTATATATCAATAAAATAA
- a CDS encoding AAA family ATPase — protein sequence MKKYNKRKAGSIFENSDFKEMNIEKQLPPNISILYYILENISNNCIYCSVDLTDSKTDFYKFSFALIDEYRISLDVFNCILKLFDNNVKNLERQENGNYLLNYKGAPLEMSSSQLKSFLSSGTTKGIETYIAMAVALSNGISLIIDEIEDHFHKTLVENMISLFKEPLINKKHATLIFTTHYCELLDLFNRKDNIWITKSDEQVYIENMYENYNDISSGLKSRQFYNNVFDTAVNYDDLMALKKALKRGASK from the coding sequence ATGAAAAAATATAATAAAAGAAAAGCCGGCAGCATTTTTGAAAACAGCGATTTTAAAGAAATGAATATAGAAAAGCAGCTGCCTCCTAATATATCTATCCTTTATTATATTTTAGAAAACATCAGCAATAACTGCATTTATTGTTCTGTAGATCTCACAGACAGCAAAACTGACTTTTATAAATTCAGTTTTGCTTTGATTGATGAATATAGGATCTCACTAGATGTATTCAATTGTATTTTAAAGCTGTTCGATAATAATGTTAAAAATCTCGAAAGACAGGAAAACGGCAATTACCTGCTTAACTATAAAGGCGCTCCGCTTGAAATGTCTTCGTCTCAGCTTAAAAGCTTTCTCTCCAGCGGTACTACAAAAGGCATTGAAACATATATCGCCATGGCAGTTGCCTTAAGCAACGGGATAAGCCTTATAATAGACGAAATAGAAGATCATTTTCATAAAACACTTGTTGAAAATATGATATCACTATTCAAGGAACCGCTGATCAATAAAAAGCATGCTACTTTAATTTTCACTACTCATTACTGTGAGTTGCTCGATCTGTTCAATCGTAAGGATAATATATGGATAACTAAATCTGATGAACAGGTTTATATCGAAAACATGTATGAAAACTACAATGATATTTCCAGTGGTCTTAAGAGCAGACAGTTTTATAACAACGTCTTCGACACAGCCGTAAACTATGATGATCTTATGGCATTAAAAAAAGCTCTTAAAAGAGGTGCTTCAAAATGA
- a CDS encoding TetR/AcrR family transcriptional regulator yields the protein MKRDLEKTRAALIEAAEKLMGQCDDPNEVTSRAITKEAGVNLAMINYCFGSREELLFEVFTMLQQKALELDPTFAGVFKSGLPPKEMLAEIHFHSMKLMLEYFNYCSALTKHILINRKIGDKRSSAEFIKMHFGGRKTDGECQLIAFELSGLHELAVLRHREIKEICGIDLKNDDELRKYVYDNVNRMLGD from the coding sequence ATGAAACGGGATCTTGAAAAAACAAGAGCTGCTCTTATTGAAGCGGCGGAAAAGCTGATGGGACAGTGTGATGATCCGAACGAAGTGACTTCCCGTGCAATAACAAAGGAAGCCGGAGTCAATCTTGCTATGATAAACTACTGTTTTGGTTCGCGTGAAGAGCTTCTGTTTGAAGTGTTCACAATGCTGCAGCAGAAAGCACTGGAGCTTGATCCGACATTTGCCGGCGTCTTTAAAAGCGGACTTCCCCCTAAGGAAATGCTGGCGGAGATACACTTCCACTCGATGAAGCTCATGCTCGAATATTTCAATTACTGTTCCGCACTTACCAAACACATTCTTATAAACCGAAAGATAGGCGACAAGCGCTCCTCCGCCGAATTTATAAAAATGCACTTCGGAGGCAGAAAGACCGACGGCGAGTGTCAGCTCATAGCCTTTGAGCTGTCGGGTCTTCACGAACTCGCTGTGCTCCGTCACAGGGAAATAAAGGAAATATGCGGTATCGATCTGAAAAATGACGATGAGCTAAGAAAATATGTTTATGATAATGTAAACAGGATGCTGGGTGACTGA
- a CDS encoding AAA family ATPase, giving the protein MKLLRITAKNFRNCRDDFSIDFVSKADKSDEDMVYELQEIAPGLYTFNNMAFVGKNASGKTTAIELIASCYRILDEFQISDNNYFNNNEELEIFFFHEGSIYKYTTKLLVKSIRPDVFF; this is encoded by the coding sequence ATGAAGTTACTTCGTATTACAGCAAAGAATTTCAGAAACTGCAGAGATGATTTTTCTATTGACTTTGTTTCCAAAGCTGACAAGTCAGATGAAGATATGGTTTATGAATTACAGGAAATTGCACCTGGACTTTATACCTTTAACAATATGGCTTTCGTTGGTAAAAACGCTTCCGGAAAAACAACTGCTATAGAACTGATTGCTTCATGCTACCGCATTTTAGATGAATTTCAAATCTCAGATAACAATTATTTTAACAACAATGAAGAACTAGAAATCTTTTTCTTTCACGAAGGAAGTATTTATAAATATACAACTAAATTACTAGTCAAAAGTATCCGTCCGGATGTGTTTTTTTGA
- a CDS encoding MATE family Na+-driven efflux transporter: MGLCPTLYTTLRTYFLGQLPGEWSYSIAGQLSWVNLIYEVINEAIILPLYYFMGQAVTDKEEYSGRLRSGLILSAGIYAVCSAIVIAFIHPLLNFMAVSPDILEESANYIRIECIANIFGILYSFICVALITIGKERSVYIITAVKLLLSLILDSLLVSSLPFSLNCGVNGIGISNIISNMILFLVSAFMIHKYGYNIFIQKKCSFKWMKNFIKVGGISGLESFVRNIAYMLMVSRMVNMVGEQGTYWVANNFIWGWMLLPVIQLGELIKQETAKNEKAVKENTPGYFAITVITCILWIILIPLYKPFMIHVLGYSDVDKLFELVMVLFFFYVLYAFQNVFDATFYGRGRTDYMLFESVITNSVYYGSFFVLYLCGIWTPTLTGIALMFGFGNAFDSIVSYLAYRHFIKKSEF; this comes from the coding sequence ATGGGGCTGTGTCCGACGCTCTATACTACTTTACGAACGTATTTTCTGGGGCAGCTTCCCGGTGAATGGTCATATTCTATCGCCGGACAGCTTTCATGGGTAAACCTGATTTATGAAGTAATAAATGAAGCTATTATTCTTCCTCTTTACTATTTTATGGGACAAGCCGTTACCGATAAAGAAGAATACTCCGGGCGGCTTCGAAGCGGTCTGATACTGTCGGCAGGTATTTATGCTGTCTGTTCAGCGATAGTAATTGCATTTATCCATCCTCTGCTTAACTTCATGGCAGTTTCACCTGATATTTTAGAGGAATCAGCGAACTATATTAGAATTGAATGTATTGCAAATATATTCGGAATACTCTACAGTTTTATCTGTGTTGCACTGATTACAATAGGTAAAGAACGTTCCGTTTATATCATCACTGCTGTCAAACTTCTGCTGAGTCTCATACTCGATTCATTACTCGTTTCTTCACTTCCTTTTTCACTGAACTGCGGAGTAAACGGAATAGGAATATCAAATATTATTTCAAATATGATACTGTTTTTAGTTTCAGCATTTATGATTCACAAATACGGATACAATATTTTCATCCAAAAGAAATGCTCATTTAAATGGATGAAAAATTTCATTAAGGTCGGTGGCATTTCAGGTCTTGAATCATTCGTAAGAAACATCGCATACATGCTGATGGTATCACGAATGGTAAATATGGTCGGAGAACAGGGCACCTACTGGGTAGCAAACAACTTCATCTGGGGCTGGATGCTCCTGCCTGTAATACAGCTTGGTGAACTTATCAAGCAGGAAACTGCCAAAAATGAAAAAGCAGTAAAAGAAAACACTCCCGGATATTTTGCAATTACCGTTATTACATGCATACTATGGATCATCCTTATCCCATTATACAAACCTTTCATGATTCACGTTCTTGGATACAGTGACGTAGATAAGCTTTTTGAACTTGTTATGGTACTTTTCTTTTTCTATGTGCTGTATGCTTTCCAGAATGTTTTTGATGCTACTTTTTACGGCAGAGGAAGAACTGATTATATGCTCTTCGAGTCAGTAATAACAAATTCAGTTTATTACGGCTCATTTTTCGTTCTGTATCTCTGCGGTATATGGACTCCGACTCTTACAGGCATAGCTCTCATGTTCGGTTTCGGAAATGCATTCGACTCAATTGTATCATATTTGGCTTACAGGCACTTTATAAAGAAATCCGAATTCTGA
- a CDS encoding dockerin type I domain-containing protein: protein MLDTAGYGEGMYATWSSVSGASGYNVYVDGNKIDAMLIRQYPGYMRADAVGIKAGGHTMKIVPVINGKEDTSKAAETKASAYQHDRTGFGFVNGSASGAYNNDGTLKSGAVVVYVTEATKDSVKASIDSTGKGATEQVGIQNIITAYKKGKDSRPLCVRVIGNITDPANMPKGDLMIDTVKAGVTVEGIGNDAVFNGFGLVMKNCSNVEVRNIGFMNCNSSEGDDCGLQQGNDHIWVHNCDFFYGDAGSDADQAKGDGALDTKTSTYVTHSYNHFWDNGKCNLQGMKSEKTENYITYHHNWYDHSDSRHPRIRTCSVHIYNNYFDGNAKYGVGVTMGASAFVESNYFRACKYPMLSSMQGTDAKGEGTFSGEDGGIIKAFGNVIKDAGGYITYQQDKSSFDAYEAGSRTEKVPADAKTVQGGTGYNNFDTSAVMYNCTIDKAEDVPSVVTAKAGRVGGGDFKWKFDNSVDDASYAVNTGLKSAITSYKSSLMAVGSGFKEDNTPAPTAQPTVQPTVQPTAEVSPSPSTEPTVQPTVQPTVQPTVQVSAPPVTGSNVIYCAPNGNGDGKSKESPANVLSAIKSVPAGGVIYLLEGEYKFTETINIAKDNSGKEGALKTIMAYPGAKVKFNFTGQAVDAANRGFVLAGSYWYFYGFEITKAGDNGMLLAGNNNKIEMMVFNDNQDTGLQISRLDSNAATIDQWPSNNLVLNCTSKNNCDDATMENADGFAAKLTCGQGNVFDGCMAYNNSDDGWDLYAKEATGPIGVVTIKNSIAFRNGFTEFGEGYGDCDGNGFKLGGAGVGSAHKVINCLAFENLHCGFTDNNNPKLESLTNCTSFNNNLEGKGKPNFSLYRCTDDGCDFKNIISVYDGNVKIADSKLPGGTASDKFVGTLENGIYFNSAYYQVTSKTNVKNGEKIGTKLSSAPGSSDFTKYGKAPAQGTDFHKEWRNADGSLFTGGLYETASGSKYAALGAHFAKSNAQASIPSPLPTAEVSSSPEPTKETSPSPVPTTEVSPSPVPTAEVSPSPVPTESAAPTETPAVKFAYGDLDDNGVVDITDLSILSIHFVDKTPFTKAQELASDVTGDSELNLADLAHLRQYVSKVIDWLGKQK, encoded by the coding sequence GTGCTTGACACAGCCGGATACGGTGAGGGAATGTATGCAACATGGTCGTCTGTATCAGGCGCATCGGGTTACAATGTTTATGTGGACGGAAACAAAATCGATGCGATGCTCATCAGACAGTATCCGGGTTACATGCGTGCAGACGCTGTAGGTATCAAGGCCGGAGGCCATACAATGAAGATCGTTCCTGTTATAAACGGAAAGGAAGATACTTCAAAGGCTGCCGAGACAAAGGCAAGTGCATATCAGCACGACAGAACAGGATTTGGATTTGTGAACGGATCAGCTTCAGGTGCGTACAACAATGACGGTACACTTAAGTCAGGTGCTGTGGTAGTGTATGTAACCGAAGCTACAAAGGACAGTGTAAAGGCAAGTATTGACTCAACGGGTAAGGGAGCAACTGAACAGGTTGGTATCCAGAACATCATCACAGCTTACAAGAAAGGCAAGGATTCAAGGCCTCTCTGTGTACGAGTTATCGGAAACATCACCGATCCGGCAAACATGCCTAAGGGCGATCTTATGATCGACACGGTAAAGGCCGGTGTTACAGTTGAAGGTATCGGAAATGACGCAGTTTTCAACGGATTCGGACTTGTAATGAAGAACTGCTCAAACGTTGAGGTAAGAAACATAGGCTTTATGAACTGCAACAGTTCTGAAGGCGATGACTGCGGACTCCAGCAGGGCAATGACCACATCTGGGTTCACAACTGTGATTTCTTCTACGGCGATGCAGGTTCAGACGCTGACCAGGCAAAGGGCGACGGCGCTCTCGATACCAAGACTTCAACTTACGTAACTCATTCATACAACCATTTCTGGGATAACGGAAAATGCAATCTCCAGGGTATGAAGAGCGAAAAAACAGAAAACTATATCACTTATCACCACAACTGGTACGATCACTCTGATTCACGTCATCCGAGAATCAGAACATGCTCGGTTCACATCTACAACAACTACTTTGACGGAAATGCAAAGTACGGTGTAGGCGTAACAATGGGTGCTTCAGCATTTGTTGAAAGCAACTACTTCAGAGCATGCAAATATCCAATGCTCAGCTCTATGCAGGGTACTGACGCCAAGGGCGAGGGAACATTCTCCGGTGAAGACGGCGGTATCATCAAGGCATTCGGCAACGTTATAAAAGATGCCGGCGGTTACATCACATACCAGCAGGACAAGTCAAGCTTTGACGCATACGAGGCAGGAAGCCGTACTGAAAAGGTACCTGCTGATGCAAAAACAGTTCAGGGTGGAACAGGATATAACAATTTTGATACATCTGCAGTAATGTACAACTGTACAATTGACAAGGCTGAGGATGTTCCTTCAGTGGTTACTGCAAAGGCAGGAAGAGTTGGAGGCGGCGACTTCAAGTGGAAGTTCGACAATTCCGTTGATGACGCAAGCTATGCGGTAAATACAGGACTCAAGTCCGCAATTACTTCATACAAGTCATCACTCATGGCTGTCGGCAGCGGATTCAAGGAGGACAATACTCCTGCGCCGACTGCTCAGCCGACAGTTCAGCCTACAGTTCAGCCGACAGCTGAAGTTTCTCCTTCACCATCGACTGAACCAACTGTTCAGCCGACAGTGCAGCCTACTGTTCAGCCTACAGTTCAGGTTTCAGCACCTCCTGTTACAGGTTCAAACGTGATCTACTGCGCACCGAACGGAAACGGTGACGGCAAGTCAAAGGAAAGTCCGGCAAACGTACTTTCAGCTATAAAGTCAGTTCCTGCAGGCGGCGTTATCTATCTTCTTGAAGGTGAATACAAGTTTACTGAAACTATAAATATTGCCAAGGACAACAGCGGTAAGGAAGGCGCTCTCAAGACCATCATGGCTTATCCGGGAGCAAAGGTAAAGTTCAACTTTACAGGACAGGCTGTTGACGCTGCAAACAGAGGTTTCGTTCTCGCAGGTTCATACTGGTACTTCTACGGATTCGAGATCACAAAGGCCGGAGACAACGGTATGCTTCTCGCCGGCAACAACAACAAGATCGAAATGATGGTATTCAACGACAACCAGGATACCGGACTTCAGATTTCACGTCTCGATTCAAATGCAGCAACCATCGACCAGTGGCCGTCAAATAACCTCGTTCTCAACTGTACTTCAAAGAACAACTGCGATGACGCTACAATGGAAAACGCAGACGGATTCGCTGCTAAGCTCACATGCGGCCAGGGCAATGTATTTGACGGATGCATGGCATACAACAACTCCGACGACGGATGGGATCTCTACGCCAAGGAAGCAACAGGTCCTATCGGCGTGGTAACAATAAAGAACAGTATTGCTTTCCGAAACGGATTTACTGAATTCGGCGAAGGCTACGGCGACTGCGACGGCAACGGCTTCAAGCTCGGCGGTGCAGGTGTCGGTTCAGCACACAAGGTCATCAACTGCCTCGCATTTGAAAACCTCCACTGCGGATTTACTGACAACAACAATCCGAAGCTCGAAAGCCTTACAAACTGTACTTCATTCAACAACAACCTTGAAGGCAAGGGCAAGCCGAACTTCTCACTCTACCGCTGTACAGATGACGGATGCGATTTCAAGAACATCATCTCAGTTTACGACGGTAATGTAAAGATCGCCGACAGCAAACTCCCTGGCGGCACAGCAAGTGACAAGTTTGTCGGAACACTTGAAAACGGCATCTACTTCAACAGTGCCTACTATCAGGTAACTTCAAAGACTAACGTTAAAAACGGTGAAAAGATCGGAACCAAGCTTTCATCAGCTCCGGGATCATCTGACTTTACAAAATACGGTAAGGCTCCTGCACAGGGAACTGACTTCCATAAGGAATGGAGAAACGCAGACGGTTCTCTCTTTACAGGCGGACTTTACGAAACAGCTTCAGGCAGCAAGTACGCTGCTCTTGGTGCTCATTTCGCAAAGAGCAATGCACAGGCAAGCATTCCTTCACCGCTTCCGACTGCAGAGGTATCTTCTTCACCTGAACCGACAAAGGAAACATCTCCTTCACCAGTACCGACAACAGAAGTTTCACCTTCACCGGTACCTACAGCAGAAGTATCTCCGTCACCGGTTCCGACAGAATCAGCTGCACCAACAGAGACTCCTGCAGTTAAATTCGCATACGGCGATCTCGATGACAACGGTGTGGTAGATATCACAGACCTTTCGATCCTCTCGATCCACTTTGTTGACAAGACACCTTTCACAAAGGCTCAGGAGCTTGCTTCCGACGTAACAGGCGACAGCGAACTCAATCTCGCCGACCTCGCACATCTCAGACAGTATGTTTCAAAGGTGATCGACTGGCTCGGCAAACAGAAATAA
- a CDS encoding PEP/pyruvate-binding domain-containing protein, translated as MYIFDLKNADNKGNKTGGKAASLGEMLRMGLPVPHGYVITADAFENGSLKSAAAAELKDLVNKLPASHTWAVRSSAIGEDGNENSFAGAYDTILDVRKEDIEKAVLKVAASAENERVAVYAKERNTVTGGTAVVIQQYIKADLAGVLFTADPISGSRGKMTGSFVKGAGEKLVSGEGMDGEFVIDAVNYSFDGSGEMAPYAKKLYKYAKKLAADGIPKDIEWAVSGGHVYLLQSRPVTTLFRNSHEDFDINDSLCGELLLSKTNVGEIFLRPVSPVTSGMVDMISDVLGIPLISNVCGQLYLNISGICSMLMSFGVKKEKAFGMIKELAGGIPDTEVPVYPFDRNIVLKSVGNIIKNSFKKKDQKYHPKKIKGRFTELSFDLIGKIRKAESRSELLNIWNNDCEPFMTGVLSAITTGLDVKSLFGTRDRLEKICGTELADRLMSDCSGNGNIESLGPLLGIADIISGKMTREEYTVKYGHRDADEMELSMPFPYENANFPDNVIEEYKASGIDAYAMKAAQEKRREEAVNEFKAKYPSYSGKLDKMLKKYSDAVAGREIIRSDALRIFCIIREYLLRAGTLTGLGDDIFMLYTNEIKKLLAGDESCIKKIPVRRRNYEKQMKLPNFPSMICGRFTVEEWQASGSPGGYYRFGETTAQSGDNVISGVAGSAGQIEGTARVLKNIDDAASIEQGEILVVPAANIGWVRVFPKISALVTDVGAPLSHAVIVARELGIPAVVSCQSASAQIRTGDKIRVDGTLGKVFVV; from the coding sequence ATGTATATTTTTGATTTGAAAAACGCAGATAACAAAGGAAACAAAACCGGCGGCAAGGCCGCATCTCTCGGAGAAATGCTCCGCATGGGACTGCCTGTACCGCACGGATACGTTATAACTGCAGATGCATTTGAAAACGGCAGTTTAAAATCAGCTGCTGCCGCTGAACTTAAAGATCTTGTAAATAAACTGCCTGCATCTCACACCTGGGCAGTAAGGTCATCTGCAATCGGTGAGGACGGAAACGAAAATTCATTTGCCGGGGCTTATGATACCATACTCGACGTCCGGAAGGAAGACATAGAAAAAGCCGTCCTGAAAGTTGCGGCATCTGCTGAAAACGAACGTGTTGCTGTATACGCAAAGGAACGAAATACAGTTACCGGCGGAACTGCCGTAGTTATCCAGCAGTATATCAAAGCAGATCTTGCCGGAGTTCTCTTTACCGCCGATCCGATAAGCGGCAGCAGAGGAAAAATGACCGGAAGCTTTGTGAAAGGAGCCGGTGAAAAACTGGTTTCCGGCGAAGGCATGGACGGAGAATTCGTGATCGACGCCGTTAATTATTCATTCGACGGAAGCGGTGAAATGGCACCCTACGCCAAAAAGCTGTATAAGTATGCGAAAAAGCTTGCAGCAGACGGCATCCCGAAAGATATTGAATGGGCAGTATCAGGCGGACACGTTTATCTGCTCCAGTCAAGGCCGGTAACAACGCTTTTCCGAAACAGCCACGAAGATTTTGACATCAACGATTCACTCTGCGGCGAGCTTCTGCTTTCAAAAACAAACGTCGGTGAAATATTCCTGCGTCCGGTATCCCCGGTCACATCCGGCATGGTCGACATGATCTCCGATGTTCTCGGAATTCCGCTCATATCAAACGTATGCGGTCAGCTTTATCTGAATATAAGCGGTATCTGCTCAATGCTGATGTCTTTCGGCGTAAAAAAGGAAAAGGCCTTCGGCATGATAAAAGAGCTGGCCGGCGGTATTCCGGATACGGAAGTTCCGGTCTATCCTTTCGACAGAAACATCGTTCTTAAGTCGGTCGGAAATATCATAAAGAACAGCTTTAAAAAGAAAGATCAGAAATATCATCCGAAGAAGATCAAAGGCCGCTTCACTGAATTAAGCTTTGATCTTATCGGAAAAATACGAAAAGCAGAAAGCAGAAGTGAGCTTCTGAACATCTGGAACAACGACTGCGAGCCGTTCATGACCGGCGTCCTTTCGGCCATTACAACAGGTCTGGATGTCAAGTCGCTCTTCGGCACAAGGGACAGGCTTGAAAAAATATGCGGAACCGAACTTGCCGACAGACTTATGTCCGACTGTTCCGGAAACGGAAACATAGAAAGTCTCGGACCTCTCCTCGGTATTGCCGACATTATTTCCGGTAAAATGACCCGAGAGGAATACACGGTCAAATACGGTCACCGCGACGCTGATGAAATGGAACTTTCAATGCCGTTCCCTTACGAGAACGCAAACTTTCCCGATAATGTTATTGAGGAATACAAAGCCTCCGGCATTGATGCCTATGCAATGAAAGCTGCACAGGAAAAGCGCCGTGAAGAAGCGGTAAATGAGTTTAAGGCAAAATATCCTTCATACAGCGGGAAACTTGATAAAATGCTGAAAAAATACTCCGACGCCGTTGCCGGAAGAGAGATTATCCGAAGCGACGCCCTCAGAATATTCTGCATAATACGTGAATATCTGCTGCGTGCAGGGACGCTTACCGGACTCGGCGATGATATTTTCATGCTTTATACCAATGAAATCAAGAAACTCCTCGCCGGCGATGAAAGCTGCATCAAAAAGATCCCTGTAAGACGCAGAAACTACGAAAAGCAGATGAAATTACCAAACTTTCCGAGCATGATCTGCGGACGTTTCACCGTCGAAGAATGGCAGGCATCCGGCAGTCCGGGCGGATACTACCGCTTTGGCGAAACAACTGCTCAAAGCGGTGACAACGTAATAAGCGGCGTTGCCGGATCAGCCGGTCAGATCGAAGGAACTGCAAGGGTATTAAAAAACATTGATGATGCCGCATCTATCGAACAGGGCGAAATTCTCGTCGTCCCGGCAGCCAACATCGGCTGGGTACGCGTCTTCCCCAAAATATCCGCCCTCGTAACCGACGTCGGCGCTCCCCTCTCACACGCAGTGATAGTAGCCCGAGAACTCGGCATCCCCGCAGTAGTAAGCTGCCAGAGCGCATCCGCACAGATCCGCACCGGCGACAAAATCCGCGTGGACGGTACACTTGGAAAAGTATTTGTAGTATAA